Part of the Leishmania infantum JPCM5 genome chromosome 7 genome, TGCCGGCGGCATCTGTCAGCGCACTCGTCTTCGCGCATGCGCAGTCCAAGTACTTTGCAGTGGGCAAGATCCAGAAGGACCAAGTAAAGGACTACGCCGAGCGCAAGGGCTGGAATCTAGACCGGGCTGAGAGCCAGCTCAGCTCGTCCTTGGCCTACAACTGAGCCGCGTGATCTTCGATAGAGTGTGATGACTGTGTGGTGCTGTTGCCGTGGGCGCGCCTGCGTGCCCCTCTGGAGGCGCCACCCCTTCGCGTTCTTCGTCACTATTTACTGATTCCTTCCCTCGAcgttctcccctctcccatGTCCGCCTCGCCTTTTCCATACCCGTCGCCTCAAACGCGCCGGCTGCttcgcctgtgcgtgcgtgcgcgcgcgcatgttCGCCTCTCCGCTGCATGCTTCGCACTGAAGAATAAAAGTTAAAGCACTGAATGCACTACACATGGAGTGGAGAGGAGAGTAGTGGCAGCGTCGAGGCATGCGCTTCCGTGCACGTGCAGacatcaccatcaccgctGTTTTGTTTCTTGGCGTGTagctgcgcctctctctccgtaCGGATGTGTCTGTGCTTCCTCCTttgcgtgtatgtgttgCTCTGGCGACGGCTGCAGTAGGCGAGACGCACGCAACCCGCTGGTGCAGcgctctgtgcgtgtgcgtgtgtgcatgttcttgttgccgcctcctcttctctttgtttCACCCACCTTTATAGAATCCCTTTGCAGCCACCTCCGCGTGCTTACCATCCACGctcctgccctcccctctctgcccttcgcctcttctccgtctccaagccggagggaggaagggccACAGGGGCGTGGTAGCTGTGCGCAGCACGTGGAGAGGTGGTAGAGGCTAGTGAGAGATGGctgtggggggagggaggggatgaGCTGCCTGGGCGCGTCGCCTTTCTAAATGAAACGAATACGATCAACCTTACTCGGGATGCATCCTGTTTCCAActcggctgcgctgcaccaACACACTCGTACATGCAGGGGCAGCCCCTTTTGGGGTATGATACTGACTTGCACGTTGGGAATATCTGAAGCTGTTTGTGGCGGTGtctgtgtacgtgcgtgcggTTCCGTTTCTTTCGCTTGgatctcccctctctctttctggcGTAGTTGGGTGCTTTCCTGCTTCTACGCGCATGCCGTCGTGGTGGGCTGGCGAAACCCCCGCTGACCCGTACTTGGCCCATCTCATCTTCGTGTTTTCGCTCTTCCTTGCACTTATTGCTCCCATTTTTGGCATCTGTGTGGGTCTGTATCTGTTAAGGTCCTGCTGCGCGTTGGTTAGGGGGGTAACACCCTCCAACGCCACAGCAATGTATGGCAGCACGAGGACAAGAAGATGGGAGACaactctccctcctctcctcgcacgcacacgcacacgagcgGCACTTGTCTATGTCTATCTTTTCCTTCAACGCGGAAATCAACGAAGCCGCCAACAGGTCTTCTAACGTGGCAGCGAAACAGCGAAAATAAAACGAAGAAGGCAGGCGTCGTCACCCATGTCACTGATGACGCGCCACGTACCTGCGGGCGACTGTGGAGAGGAGCACTTGGTAAAGCGGAGGAGCGtatgccgccgcgcacgtggACCTGTGCGAACCCTCCACCACATCCCTCAACCTCTCGCTGAAGCCACTTGTCCCACGCAAACGCGTGGCACTCTTTGTGGCAAAGCCGAGTTATGTTCTCGGAaagcccccaccccttctccctctgcaTGCCTTTTCGCACTCCACGCCACACCTCTCTTCCGCTATCGCCCACAGCACAAGGCacgctgcacgcgcgtgttCAGGCGCACACAACTGTTTCTTCATATCACCCGCCGCTCTGCTCCGGGTGCcggcacgccgctgcccccctcTCGTCCGTCTTCTGCTCCTCTGGCGTGCGCTttgctcctcttctctcgtcAGTGCCCACCGCCGTCACGGGCACGGccacgcgcatgcacgcactcTTTTCAGCATGGCCAACTCTTCATCCCTTCTATTCTGGTGCGCATACCACCTCGTCGTGTCACCGCCACGTGCGTGAGCTCCCGATTCTCTGGCTTGTCGCCgaccacctcctcgtcgtgCCTCTCCTCGCTATCGAACCGGGGGCCACCGGTGCTGATTTTGGCCGCATGCAGCTCTACAAgcgcccctccttctcctccaacATCTCTTGCTCATCTCTCTTCTGCTTTCCTcttaccccctcccctcatccACTCCCCACCCTCTGCGAGCGCGTGTGTATTGGGGAACTGGCATCGGCTGCCACCCTCACCAGTCATCACTTCGTCTCGTTCCTTCATTAGGCGACACACAGGTACGCCTACGTTCGCCTATACAAACCCCTCCCCACAGAGtgcaccagcagctggagggcGAACGCCGTGCACAACGTGTGTGCTtccgtcatcgtcgccgccgccactgccgcttcctcttccaGGCCTTTGTTATTCTCCCTTCCCATTCGGGTGTGCTCCCTGTGACAGCTGCTCGCGTGTGTCGGTATATATCGTCCTCTTCGGTAGTATGCTGCGCAGATCGGTACGATGtctgtcgctgcgcacgaGCAGGCGCGAAGACCTCGTCTTCAGAAGCATGCACGGCTTCACGCTGCTCAAGATCCGGCGCATCGATGACCTGCACCTCGTGGCGTACGAAATGGAGCACGTCCGCACCGGCGCTCTCTACTACCACATCGACGTGGAGGACAATAACAATACCTTTTGCATCGGCTTCCGAACACCGGCGGAGAACAACAAGGGCACCTCCCACGTGCTGGAGCACACAACACTATGCGGCAGCAAGAAGTATCCGGTGCGGGATCCGTTCTTCATGATGCTCAAGCGCTCCCTTAGCTCTTTTATGAACGCCATGACCGGGTCCGACTACACGCTGTACCCCTTCTCGACTACCAATCGCAAGGACTTCCAAAACCTTCTCGACGTCTACCTCGACGCCGTCCTCCACCCATTGCTGCGAGAGGAGGACTTCAAGCAGGAGGGTCACCGAGTGGAACTCGAGGACAAGTCGGGGGACAgcgaagacgccgctgcgcagccggcgaAGCGCACTCGCCGGCTTATCAACAACGGCGTCGTTTTCAACGAGATGCGCGGCGTTGTGTCGGATCCCAGCAACCACTTTGTGCACTCGCTGATGCGCGCCATgctgccgcacacacactacACCTACATATCCGGCGGCTACCCGCCCGACATTCTGGGTCTCAGCTACGACGAGCTCCTGTCCTTCCAGAGGCGCCACTACCACCCAAGCAACAGCATCACCTTCACATACGGCAACCTGCACCCTGAGTCTCACATGGAAGCGTTAGACTCGTACTTCGCGGACTTcgagcgcgcggcgccggtcATAGTGCCGACACTGGCGGACGAGCACCGTTTCACGGAGCCCCAGCTCGTGCACCTGGAGGGGCCGCTGGACGCCATGGGCAacccgcggcggcagaagcgaGTTGCCGTTTCCTACGCGGTACCAAAGGAAAATAATAAGTTGGAGGATGTCGTGGCTCTCAGCGTGCTGGACAGCCTTCTCTCTAGCGGTCCCAGCTCCCCCATGTTCAAGAACCTGATCGAGTCACAGATTGGCAGCAAGTACGCCCCGATGCAAGGGTACGCCTTCTATCTGTCCTCCCCGATCATCACCTATGGTGTGGCTGGCATGGATGAGGACCGGGCAGACGCAGAGGCTGACGTGCTGCAGGCTGTGGAGTCTGCGCTCCGCACGGTGCAGAGGGACGGCTTCGACGAGCGACGCGTGCGCTCCGTTATCTTccaggaggagctgcagcaccgtcaccgATCTGCCGACTACGGGCTCAACACGTGCACAGGCCTGTGTGCGATGGGTCTGTGCCGGGCGCAGAACAACCCGCTGGACTTCATCAACTGGCTGCCACACCTCCGGCGGCTGGCGGACGACAATgcggcctcgctgctgccgcgcattGAGACGCACCTGCTGAGCAACCCCCACCGCGCCGTCGTGTCCGTGTCAGCCAAGAAGGAGTATCTGAACAGGCTGCAGGACCAACTGAAGGAAGCGGATGAGGCGGTGAACGCGTCGGCGACGGAGGCCGACAAAGACCgggtggagaaggagacgAAGGAGGGGCTCCAACGCCTccgcgcgccgcagccgcacgacGTGCTGCCCACACTGCGCATCGAGGACATCCCCACCGAGTCGCTTGCGGAGCCCGTGCCGTGTCGCAGCTCTCTCTCGAGCGCCAACGGCCAGGTGTACACAATCACGCACCAAACGAATGGCCTCGTGTACGTGCATGGGCTCATCCCCTTCAACACTTCTCTTACCAGCGCCATGGAGCACGGGGAGCTGGGGCAGGTGCCGCAGAGCGTGATGCTGCTCGAGTCGCTGATCGGTCGCACCGGTGCCGGAAAGCTCTCCTACAAAGATCACTCCATTGCAGTGAAGCTGGCGTGCAGCGGGTTCGGCTTTGAGCCGCTGCTTAACGAGTCGTACTCGCACAAGagcaccaccatcaccggcACTAGCTACAGCTTCTACACCACCAAGGAaaagctggaggaggcgctggactTATTGAGCGTGACACTGCTGGAGCCGCGCTtcagcgccgacgacgccgatgtCTACTCCCGTGCGCTGTCGAATCTCAAGATGGCATGCTCGTCGGTGATCCAGTCTCTGCAGGCAGAGGGCAACCGCTACGCCGTCATCCGCGCCGTGGGGGAGCTCACCCGGCgcggcgagctgcgcgaACACTGGTGGGGGTTGTCCCAGTCCGCGCATGCGTCGGAGATGCTCGAGAAGCTTCAGGGAAGCCCGGAAGTGAGCCGGGAGACCGtgagcgcgctgctggccaaCTACGCTGTCTTTGCGCAGGAGATGGCGGCTGATATGTCGCGCAGTCTCGTTTGGGCGACGTGCGAGGATGCACACCGCGAGGAGGTTGAGCGGATGCTAAAGGAGTTCCTCGACGCGTTCCCGCGGACGGACtctgccgcgcgcacgcacctgTTCCTGCCACCACGCTCCACGGAGAAGGGGGTCCAGCAGATCATCAAGAAGCTGCCTATCGACACGTCCTTTGTGGGCCTGGCCATGCCGAACAAGTTGAAGTGGGAGAGTCCCGACCAGGCACGGGTGCGGGTGGGCTGCACCCTGCTCTGCAACGAGTACTTGCACCGCCGTGtgcgagaggagggtggcgcGTACGGCTCCAACTGCACCGCCACGCTCCACGGCGAGGTGGGCGGCGTCTCGATGTCAAGCTACCGCGACCCCAGCCCGGAGCTCACCGCCAAAGCCTTCCTCGAGGCTGGCGATTGGCTCAGCGACCGGAAGAACGTCACGGCGGAGCGCGTAAGCgaggcgaagctgcgcctcttctcctccatcGACTCCCCGTATGCGGCGGACTCGTACGGTGAGGCATACTTCTATAATGATCTGCGGCAGGACACGAAGCAGGCCTTGCGCGATGCCCTGCTTTCCGTGACAGCAGAGGACGTTGTGAATGTGGCCCACTACTTCACGCCTCAAtccaccaccatcatcagCATTCTCCGACCCGCCGGCGAGTCGAGCGATCCGGCCGCGGTGTCACCCGAGGTCTCGTAGAGCTGCCTgatcgtgtgcgtgtgtgtgtgtgtgtgtgctctaAAGCAGAGGTGCCgagctgcgcctctctcccgtTCGAGCGAAGCGTGTGTGCAACCCCTAATCCGATGTTCTTTGTCGTGTGAAGCCTTCAAGCAGAGAGGGTGTCGTGAGTGCGTTCGTGCGAACGAATTTAGTTAGGAGAGCGTTGTagccgcctgcgcgcgtgcctctgcgcgtacatgcatgcatgtgtctTCTCGGGTGAGTCTGCGCCTGGGCCTTTTCCCCTTTCTCATGCGGCGGGCTGTTGACCCAAGGAAAGGAgagccactgccgctgccgacacTGTGCGTCCGTGACGTCGGTGCGTGAGAGGGTGGGGCAGTCTTCAGCGCACTTCGCCAACCACTTTCTCCTCACCGTTGCTGACGCGGACAACAACACGCAACCCTGCGCATCTCCTCTGCACCTATAgcgcgcccacacgcacgttTGTGCGTATTGCGCGTTTCGGCGTGTGTACATCCGTTTTTCGTCACATTGGTCTGATGATGATCACACCACACCGCGGCCCACCCACCTCCCGCCCAACGTACCTTTAGCAGCCCTCCCGcagccccctctctccccgcctccgtgtctgcgtgtgggGGTTGCCCGCGTCTCTCTGGACCCGCGCCGGATGCCGGCACACATACTGCGTGGCTAGAGGGCGAGTGCTTTCCGATACTCTGTCGCCAAGGGATGCCTGTACGTATTTGCACccccatcacacacacacacacacacacatccctcctcttcttcttcctaCGAGCCGAGCACTAcacatgtgcacacacgcacacattcATGCAGGTCGAGCTCAACGACGggccgccctcctccccattCGCCACAGCCCATCTTGTTGTCAATGTTCAactgtgcgtgtctgtctgcgtgtcgAGATGTGACACGGACCCCTTCCTGCGTGCCAAAGGACAAAGGAAATAGgcaccggtggcggcagcgacaagaAACGAACTGCCTTCGCCATCACTGGGCCAGCTGAGAAGACACAGCTGCTGTggccgaggtggcgcagTTCTCACAGGGCAGCCAGCATGGATCGCAGTGCAACAACAGCCGCCCGCAaaaccagcagcagcagtagcagcgcCCGCAAGCGTAGCGCCGACGACTATTCGGCGAATAGGAGAGACAAGGCGCCGGAGCATATCACTCTCACGGGCTTCATGAGATGCGCCCCAGCAATGACTCTGGTGACGCGGCTGTCCGCTTCTTTTCGGTCGCCGACGAGTCGGTGGACGTTGTGGCGAAGGCAGCAATCAATTCTTTTGGCGGCTGCGTCGTCCGTAGCCGCCACTCGCGCCTGAGCATGCGCCCACTCGTCCCGGGTCAGGCCCTGCCGTAGAGAgacagcaacggcgacgacgctggcAACACCCCGCTGGTGGTGAAGACGGGGCGGGATGTGAAGGAAGAGGGGTACAGCTACAAGCACCTCTGGCGAGTGCGGTATAGCATCCCTCCTTACATCTGGATCGACAGCAAGAGGGCGTCGCTGGTGATGCTGAACCCGTGCATATTGACCTTCAGTGACTGCATCAAGTCGCGTTTGAAGGCTGGCTCGCTGCTAGGAGTCACTGGCATCTCAAGCACGAAGGTATTCCTGGGTCACCAGCTGTGCGGCAGCATCATAGTCGGGCAAGGCGCTGTTTGGATGACCACCTGGGGCATGCTCGTGTCCTTCTTCACTGACTTCCGCTCCCTCCCGCTTATGATAGCCCACATTACCATTGATCAGTTGAGGTGTCCGCACTCCTCGCCGTCTGTGTGAGCATGACCGCCAACTTTGGCACTGACTTCGTGTTCACCTCGTTCTTTGCGCTGTCCCAAGGCGTGTGTGCCGTACCCGCTGTTGAGGTCGTGCCGCACCGGCGAGCTCTTCGAGCGGGCGTGGCAGCAGGTAGCGACTATCCGCACGAATCACCGCGCTGGTGTGTGGTCGGATCGCACCTCCCCCCTGCCAGCGTGGCAGGCCGCCGAAGTCGCCTGCGACGACCTCGAGGGCGGTGCTGCCTAGCATCCGTGGGCTTCTCTTCTTTACCGTAAGAGGCCTGTGGCGTCTGCGCAACGAGCTGCACAACGACTGGCTgtcgctgcaggagcagctgtTGGTCCTTCTGAGCGCCACAGGCACAGGCAGGCGCCGCTTTTCTCGTCTTCTGCTGCCAAGCGACGAAGCGAGTGTGAGCAGGGAAAGATAAACGCGTCTCGGTCTTCGTCGTGCCCGTCCCCGgacctcctcttcctcacaGATGGTGTGGATGCTGctcgtgtctgtgtgtgtgtgtgtgtgtcatgGCTGCTGGCCGGCGCTTCACCGCTGTCACCGTGGGACCCTCTTCTCCCAGCCTGTCCAACCCTCACTCGCTCGCCGCCACTCGCACCAGCTGCGcttgctgcagcgacgcagctctctctctctctgggtGCACGTACGCGTCACGGCTTCACCACCCCCATCAACGgcactcctcctccaccctcgacatccacgcacacaaacaacTGCTCCTTCTCTTTGTCGTTTTTGGTGCGTCACACCTGTTTCGCTCCTGCAACGCTGTGCGCCGACATCCCCCGCTCTGCCTCGCATCCCTCTCTTCGGTCTTCTCTGTCGCCCTCTGGCCTCGACGTTGCTGAGGGTtcacgcagcaccgcccccacccctctctctttgggATTGATGAGGCGAAAGCTCTCCGctgtggtgcagcggcgtctgTACGCGGTACCAAGAGTCGTCACGGTGGCTCAGCGCAGAGGCACTGAAGGCAGCgcggacagcagcagcaactgcaGTCGTGGCCttgcgtcgtcgtcatctATGCCGTTGTCGTGCTCATTCAAGGGCGCCATCTGCGATGAGGCGCGTGATGTCCATCTGGTGCCCGCCCTCGTGGCATCGTCATCATACCCCGGCGGACGACAGCGCCTTCTGTGGGCCACGTTGGCTGGCTGGTGTGTCGGGGTGGCGCTGTGTGTTTCGGCAGGTATGACGGTGGTGCTGTGCCGCTCGTACGAAACGCCGACGTATCTGATCCCGTACTATCTGCGCGACGTGCGCTCGCGATTCCTGCACTATGCATCGGTGCGGAAGCGCAAGGGTGGTCCCATGTACATGACCGTGGAGGACTTTgtgctcgcgctgctggcctcgccggagaaggtgctgccGAACCCGGACATTGTGCAGgacctccagcgcctcttcGAGTCCATGGACGCGAACGGGGATGGCTACATAAGCTTCCCAGAGTTCCGCTTCCTCATGAGCCTCCTCACAAGCGACCCGCATGAGGTGGAAGCGCTCTTCTACATCGTGGGCACCGACAAGTCGGGCACCCTCTCCTTGGAGGAGTTCGCCAACGTGCTGCGCGGGACCACGAAGGACGAGGCAGTCGTGCGCTCGCTTCTGAAGCCTTCGACGCGCCGCAACGGCATCGTTCGGGCACTCTTCGGCGACGAAACAGCACCGCGCAGGTGCTCCTTCAGAGAGCTGGAGGCGTTGATCCACAGCGTGCGCACGGAGGTGTGGAAGGCCGAGTTCCGCCAATATGATGTGGAGAAGCGCAACCGCATCACCGCCGAGGAGTTCGCGGCGCTCATTGCCAGGCAGGTGCTCGGCTCTCACTTGCCGTACTACCTGGTGGGTAACATACGCCgcctgcacggcagcggcgacgttgTGACGCTCGACATGTGGCTAGGCCTGAACGAAGTGATGCTCTACgcagagcagctggcggccAACGTGGAGATGTTctcgagcagcggcatgTCGGTGACGAAGCGGGACTTTCGCCGGCTTATGTCTATGGCCggcgtgccggcgctgcctcaGGCCACTATGGACATCATCTTTGCCGTCTTCGACAAGAACGGCGACGGGTCGATGGAGATGGACGAGTTCCTATTCATTATGCGCAAGAAGGTCAAATACCACTACAGCGCGCCTCCGCATGAGCGCAAGAGTCTGCCGAGGCGTTTTCTGGAGTGCTCCAGCGATGTGCTGGCGGGTTTCGGCCGGTAGTGAAAGGGGCAGGCGCAGAGGCAGGGCGAGATCATCAGTAGCATCCAACCTCTTACATGGTGCTacaaaaggaaaggaaggggagttacccgcagcagcggcggtgtcaAGGGTCCGCATACCAATGGtaagcacgcacgcacgcacatcggGCGCTGCAGTACACGCAtagctctccctctctcgggGTACCCCGACCCCTCCCTTTTGTGTCTTCGTTCTGCCTTTGGCTGCACCCTCATGTACGGGCAACCCCTCCGTGTCCAATATCTGTGCGCGCCCAAGTTCGACCACGCTGGTATGTATGTTCAAGTGTACGCACAACCGATTCGAAATACGTCGGCAGAAAAGCAGAAAGACGCTCTTCAGCGGTACTATTCACGCTAGAATCCACAAGCGCACAtccccgcggcggcgtggggtGAAGACGCAGACGGTGACAGCCCTGTGTGAGCGGTGCAGAATGATCTGAACGGGTGCGTGGACGCCAAGGGTGTGCGATGCCCTCCACAGAGTGTGCGCTCTTGTGCATTGCCCTCTCCCTACTTTCCTgctcatcctcctccgctcccTCTGAAACACGGCATCCACGCATCCCTCGCGACTCCACACACACTGGCACGCCAGCCCCCACCCACGACTCCCGTATTGTCGAGGTACGCGTTGATCGGTCACTTGCGATTTGCATTTGGGGGTGCGAGCGactgtctctccccctctgcaGCAACGTTACTGTGGCGCGTGTCGTGGCTAGCCCGCTTTccatcccccccccttccctctcatCAGCCCATATACTGTtcctcagcgccgcctctcccccttgcCAGTGTATTATTGTCTTCACGTGCGTGAACCTGGCACCCATCTGGTGCTTCTGTTGGCATTGCCGTGCCCAGCGGTGAGcctgttggtgctgctgccccctccccacctcacTCACCCCCCCCATCTCATCCTCCCTTCGTATCGTCCATCCTCAACCTCCTTGCCACACATCCAGTGCGTAGTAGTCccccatatatatatacaccgtacacgtacatatatatatatatatatttgcTTGAccttctccccaccccctcatCATTcacctccccttccccgTGCACCTCCCCTCGCACCTctcggcacgcacgcgcgtgggcttccttctttttcgcttgCGTCTTGCGCAtcccccctttttcttcgctctccctgcgccgccacgtaAAACCACGGCGGGGAGGGTCCGGAGGTGCACAGGTGtcgtgtgcacacacgctcatCTACGCAGTCGCAGAGGTCCGGTCGTCTTCGGCTCTCGCGTATTTGAGTAGGGAGTGcgccaaacacacacacacaccaaatAGGCTCTCGTAGATCATCGTGTGCGGGGAATCTGCAGTCGGTGCTCTAGCACCGGTCTCCTTCATCTTTCCTCACTACCACCCGTGTACCATCTTGCCGTCGACGATGGCGCATCATCAGCCCACAAATGTGGAGGTGGAAAACAAGGTAGCCTTCTTCGTTCAGCTCAACGCCTTGCTCACGCGGATCAGCTCCGTGGTGAGCAGCGATGCCCTCAGCAGTGCGCAGAAGGCAAAACTGAGCGACGTGCGTAGCGCCACCGAGGCATGGCTAAAGGACGTCGGCGTTATTAGTGCACCACGCCccttcatcgccgccgcaccaccaccaccaccaccaccgacgccgctgcgctcaTCCGTAACGGAGacccctgcagcagcagcgcccctgTCGGAAACGGTG contains:
- a CDS encoding metallo-peptidase, Clan ME, Family M16C, producing the protein MLRRSVRCLSLRTSRREDLVFRSMHGFTLLKIRRIDDLHLVAYEMEHVRTGALYYHIDVEDNNNTFCIGFRTPAENNKGTSHVLEHTTLCGSKKYPVRDPFFMMLKRSLSSFMNAMTGSDYTLYPFSTTNRKDFQNLLDVYLDAVLHPLLREEDFKQEGHRVELEDKSGDSEDAAAQPAKRTRRLINNGVVFNEMRGVVSDPSNHFVHSLMRAMLPHTHYTYISGGYPPDILGLSYDELLSFQRRHYHPSNSITFTYGNLHPESHMEALDSYFADFERAAPVIVPTLADEHRFTEPQLVHLEGPLDAMGNPRRQKRVAVSYAVPKENNKLEDVVALSVLDSLLSSGPSSPMFKNLIESQIGSKYAPMQGYAFYLSSPIITYGVAGMDEDRADAEADVLQAVESALRTVQRDGFDERRVRSVIFQEELQHRHRSADYGLNTCTGLCAMGLCRAQNNPLDFINWLPHLRRLADDNAASLLPRIETHLLSNPHRAVVSVSAKKEYLNRLQDQLKEADEAVNASATEADKDRVEKETKEGLQRLRAPQPHDVLPTLRIEDIPTESLAEPVPCRSSLSSANGQVYTITHQTNGLVYVHGLIPFNTSLTSAMEHGELGQVPQSVMLLESLIGRTGAGKLSYKDHSIAVKLACSGFGFEPLLNESYSHKSTTITGTSYSFYTTKEKLEEALDLLSVTLLEPRFSADDADVYSRALSNLKMACSSVIQSLQAEGNRYAVIRAVGELTRRGELREHWWGLSQSAHASEMLEKLQGSPEVSRETVSALLANYAVFAQEMAADMSRSLVWATCEDAHREEVERMLKEFLDAFPRTDSAARTHLFLPPRSTEKGVQQIIKKLPIDTSFVGLAMPNKLKWESPDQARVRVGCTLLCNEYLHRRVREEGGAYGSNCTATLHGEVGGVSMSSYRDPSPELTAKAFLEAGDWLSDRKNVTAERVSEAKLRLFSSIDSPYAADSYGEAYFYNDLRQDTKQALRDALLSVTAEDVVNVAHYFTPQSTTIISILRPAGESSDPAAVSPEVS